The proteins below are encoded in one region of Bremerella sp. P1:
- a CDS encoding TROVE domain-containing protein, whose protein sequence is MANKLLFGSTKSHRPRAGARNAAGGAAYAMSPKHALAQLATTGCLSGTFYATGQQQLDQVVQLVDQVNDDEFLAKLAIYARQRGMMKDMPAALLVMLSVRDTELTHEVFDRIVDNGRMLRNVFQMVRSGHFGRNGLSSSLKRAFERWLNEASTLKLLSASIGNDPSLRDVLRMARPKPANNERRALFGWLTGKLVVQWAPATLHDLPDEVRKLNAFREAKKGSEQARIVRDLSLRWDLLADTAKDAHAWKAIAKQMGPQALRMNLNTLLRQGVLRSESGKPDNEMVNLIAKRLSDEREIKRSKQFPYQYLAAYKHASNEVPQAIKSALHHAAEIACGNIPQLPGPVLIGLDVSGSMHSPVTGYRGRGATSAMRCVDVAALFAAAILRRNPDSVVVPFDTVAYDAKFDPNDSILSLSDRLARYGGGGTDCSVPLQAANGRYARRHFAGVILLSDNESWITKNRPYGYGRYGQTGVMEQWQKFASNQMKLRGHKIASPKLVCIDLQPYTTTQAPERADILNVGGFSDAVFQVVASFLEDDGSRFVAKIDAIKLAK, encoded by the coding sequence ATGGCTAACAAGCTGTTGTTCGGTTCTACGAAGTCTCATCGTCCACGGGCAGGTGCACGCAATGCTGCCGGAGGGGCCGCATACGCGATGTCACCCAAGCATGCCCTCGCACAACTGGCGACCACCGGATGCTTGAGCGGTACGTTCTACGCAACCGGCCAGCAGCAACTGGATCAGGTTGTCCAGCTTGTCGACCAGGTCAACGACGACGAGTTCCTGGCGAAGCTGGCCATCTACGCGCGGCAGCGTGGAATGATGAAGGACATGCCGGCCGCACTGCTGGTGATGTTGTCGGTGCGCGATACCGAGCTCACGCATGAGGTATTCGACCGAATTGTCGATAACGGCCGCATGCTGCGCAACGTGTTCCAGATGGTTCGTAGCGGACACTTTGGACGCAACGGTTTGTCCTCCAGTTTGAAGCGGGCCTTCGAGCGTTGGCTAAACGAAGCTTCGACGCTGAAGCTACTGTCCGCTTCGATCGGCAACGATCCTTCGCTGCGCGACGTGCTTCGGATGGCTCGGCCTAAGCCGGCCAACAACGAGCGCCGTGCGTTGTTTGGATGGTTGACCGGAAAGCTGGTGGTGCAGTGGGCTCCGGCTACGCTGCATGACCTGCCGGATGAAGTGCGCAAGTTGAATGCATTCCGCGAGGCGAAGAAGGGGTCCGAGCAGGCCCGAATCGTGCGCGACTTGTCACTGCGGTGGGACCTTTTGGCCGATACGGCCAAGGATGCACATGCATGGAAGGCGATCGCCAAGCAAATGGGTCCGCAGGCACTGCGGATGAACTTGAACACGCTGCTGCGTCAGGGCGTACTGCGTAGCGAATCAGGTAAGCCGGATAACGAGATGGTTAACTTGATCGCGAAGCGTCTATCCGACGAGCGCGAGATCAAGCGTTCGAAGCAGTTCCCATATCAGTACCTGGCGGCCTACAAGCATGCCTCGAATGAAGTTCCCCAGGCAATTAAGTCCGCTCTACACCACGCGGCCGAGATTGCGTGTGGCAACATTCCGCAGCTGCCAGGCCCGGTACTCATCGGTTTGGACGTGTCCGGATCAATGCATTCACCGGTCACCGGATACCGCGGTCGTGGGGCGACTTCCGCGATGCGGTGTGTTGACGTGGCGGCACTGTTCGCCGCGGCGATCCTGCGTCGTAATCCGGATAGCGTGGTCGTTCCGTTCGATACCGTTGCCTACGATGCGAAGTTCGATCCGAACGATTCGATCCTGAGCTTGTCTGATCGGCTGGCACGTTACGGTGGTGGTGGAACCGACTGTAGCGTTCCGCTGCAAGCTGCCAACGGACGTTACGCACGTCGGCACTTTGCTGGCGTGATCCTATTGAGTGATAACGAAAGCTGGATCACCAAGAATCGTCCGTACGGATATGGACGCTACGGCCAGACGGGCGTGATGGAGCAGTGGCAGAAATTCGCAAGCAATCAGATGAAGCTACGTGGTCACAAGATCGCGTCGCCCAAGCTGGTGTGTATCGACTTGCAGCCGTACACCACGACCCAGGCTCCGGAGCGGGCCGACATCCTGAATGTGGGTGGATTCAGCGACGCGGTCTTCCAAGTCGTGGCATCCTTCCTGGAGGATGACGGAAGTCGTTTCGTGGCGAAAATTGACGCCATTAAATTAGCCAAATAG
- a CDS encoding sulfatase-like hydrolase/transferase → MLRSAVGIALLLVCSSSVFAKTILRPNIVVIMADDIGYECLGCYGSKAYPTPNIDRLAAEGIRFENAHSQPICTPSRVQIMTGIYNNRNYIRFGLLDPKAVTFANLLRDAGYQTCIAGKWQLEGGFEGPGKFGFDHYCLWQLTRRPSRYPNPGLEIDGKEVDFKNGEFGPDVVSDYICDFMEAYKDEPFLVYYPMIAPHWPFLPTPDHDDWDPTMWRDAKNEPGGYRGPKYWDAMVRYTDKMVGKVVDKLDELKLRENTLILWTGDNGTYESVVTPFHGRDYRGGKGKTTDNGTHVGFVASWPGTIKQGKVAEDLVDFSDVLPTVLDVAGVEVPKTLEVDGVSLGPVFQDYERNKPYIYCWYERNGMRGKASQHVRDAQYKVYANGKIYDVVEDPLEKNDLAAARLPGDDPARIEMLRKALDKHVQVTKAADASQSELRNKRAKK, encoded by the coding sequence ATGCTGAGATCTGCCGTCGGTATTGCCCTTCTTTTGGTTTGCTCTTCTTCCGTCTTTGCAAAGACAATTCTTCGTCCGAACATCGTTGTCATCATGGCGGACGATATCGGTTACGAGTGTCTGGGCTGTTATGGGAGCAAGGCCTATCCTACGCCGAATATCGATCGTCTGGCCGCGGAAGGGATTCGGTTCGAGAATGCTCACTCGCAGCCGATCTGTACTCCGTCGCGTGTGCAGATCATGACCGGCATCTACAACAATCGGAACTATATTCGATTCGGACTGCTCGATCCTAAAGCCGTCACCTTTGCCAATCTCTTGCGGGATGCTGGTTACCAGACATGCATTGCCGGCAAATGGCAACTCGAAGGCGGGTTCGAGGGGCCCGGCAAATTTGGATTCGATCATTACTGCTTGTGGCAGCTGACACGACGGCCCAGTCGCTACCCCAACCCAGGCCTGGAGATCGATGGCAAGGAGGTCGACTTCAAGAACGGCGAGTTCGGACCTGATGTCGTTAGTGATTACATCTGCGATTTCATGGAAGCTTACAAAGACGAACCCTTCCTGGTCTATTACCCGATGATCGCGCCCCACTGGCCCTTTTTGCCGACGCCAGATCATGACGATTGGGACCCAACGATGTGGCGGGACGCCAAGAACGAACCAGGCGGCTACCGAGGGCCGAAGTACTGGGACGCCATGGTCCGGTACACCGACAAGATGGTTGGCAAGGTCGTTGACAAGCTGGACGAACTAAAGCTCCGCGAGAATACCTTGATCTTATGGACCGGTGATAACGGAACGTACGAATCAGTTGTCACGCCATTTCACGGAAGAGACTATCGTGGCGGAAAAGGTAAGACAACCGATAACGGAACGCACGTCGGTTTCGTTGCCAGTTGGCCTGGCACTATCAAGCAAGGCAAAGTCGCCGAGGACTTGGTCGACTTCAGTGATGTCTTGCCAACCGTCCTCGATGTGGCTGGGGTTGAGGTGCCGAAGACGCTAGAAGTTGACGGAGTAAGTTTGGGGCCGGTCTTTCAAGACTACGAACGAAATAAGCCATACATCTATTGCTGGTATGAACGCAACGGTATGCGAGGAAAAGCCTCGCAGCACGTACGTGACGCACAGTACAAGGTGTATGCCAACGGCAAGATCTATGACGTCGTAGAGGACCCACTCGAAAAGAACGATCTCGCGGCTGCCAGGCTACCCGGCGACGATCCGGCACGTATCGAGATGCTTCGCAAGGCTCTCGATAAGCACGTGCAAGTCACCAAGGCAGCCGATGCCAGCCAGAGTGAGTTGCGCAACAAGCGAGCCAAGAAGTAA
- a CDS encoding HdeD family acid-resistance protein, whose amino-acid sequence MAESKKPSVTFLLIMGVLTAILGVVAIGSPAVAGTAVVYIVGAIMLIAGISQVAMGLKAEGWSHKLLPLILGGVTTLGGIAVLAHPVLGMEILTLILAVYFVAEGIWKIVASFSFRPAQGWLAILFSGFITWLLGAMIWAQWPASGMWAIGILVGVDLLTTGIALIAVAMTLGKIVDKIDEVKSSSEPPSEGAPQA is encoded by the coding sequence ATGGCTGAATCGAAGAAACCAAGCGTCACATTTCTGTTAATCATGGGCGTCCTGACCGCGATCCTGGGCGTCGTGGCGATCGGATCGCCGGCCGTTGCGGGTACCGCGGTGGTCTACATTGTTGGTGCGATCATGCTGATCGCCGGCATCTCGCAGGTCGCCATGGGGCTGAAGGCTGAAGGGTGGTCGCACAAGTTGCTCCCGCTCATTCTTGGTGGCGTGACGACACTGGGTGGTATTGCCGTTCTCGCGCATCCAGTTCTGGGGATGGAAATCTTGACGCTGATTCTAGCCGTCTATTTTGTTGCCGAAGGAATTTGGAAGATCGTCGCTTCGTTTAGCTTTCGACCTGCCCAAGGTTGGTTGGCAATTCTCTTTAGCGGGTTCATTACCTGGTTGTTAGGCGCGATGATCTGGGCGCAGTGGCCTGCTTCCGGCATGTGGGCCATTGGGATTTTGGTGGGTGTCGACCTGTTGACCACGGGGATCGCGTTGATTGCCGTGGCAATGACCCTCGGGAAGATCGTCGACAAGATCGATGAAGTGAAGTCGTCTTCCGAGCCACCTTCGGAAGGTGCGCCTCAGGCATAG
- a CDS encoding 3'-5' exoribonuclease, whose product MSYVMVDVESDGPIPGDYSMVCFGAVLVEPGLARTFYGRLKPISEKWIPEALAVSGFSRNETLQFDEPKRTMQAFASWLKAECDDRPMFISDNNGFDWQFINWYFHHFLGSNPFGFSSTNLGSLYKGMVQDTFKNFKHLRKTRHTHHPVDDAKGNAEALLTMKNEMGLKIRL is encoded by the coding sequence ATGAGTTACGTCATGGTAGACGTCGAATCGGATGGGCCGATTCCTGGTGATTATTCGATGGTGTGCTTCGGGGCCGTGCTGGTTGAGCCTGGACTTGCCCGCACTTTCTATGGCCGGTTGAAGCCGATATCGGAGAAGTGGATTCCTGAGGCTTTGGCCGTATCAGGGTTCTCACGCAATGAAACGCTGCAGTTCGACGAACCTAAGCGTACGATGCAGGCGTTTGCCAGTTGGCTGAAAGCCGAGTGTGACGACAGGCCAATGTTTATTTCCGACAACAATGGCTTTGACTGGCAGTTCATCAACTGGTACTTCCATCACTTCCTGGGAAGCAATCCCTTCGGGTTCAGCTCAACGAATCTAGGCTCGCTCTACAAAGGGATGGTGCAGGACACATTCAAGAACTTCAAGCACCTGAGAAAGACGCGGCATACGCATCACCCTGTCGACGATGCCAAAGGTAACGCCGAAGCGCTGCTGACGATGAAGAACGAAATGGGTTTAAAGATTCGACTCTAG
- a CDS encoding Imm8 family immunity protein: protein MTVQFDVRYIESTQYIDWEEFVRYQSPDPWDDYGWFTVTVGEVGDEAGSNFQVCVATPRAVGRMKRLGERPGILVDHYDPETVERAIIEKVTALKGNDYQDVIDQLRKFMHWEYEGM from the coding sequence GTGACCGTTCAATTTGATGTTCGATATATTGAGTCGACTCAATATATCGACTGGGAGGAGTTCGTTCGTTACCAGTCGCCTGACCCCTGGGACGATTATGGCTGGTTCACCGTAACGGTTGGAGAAGTTGGGGACGAAGCGGGATCAAACTTTCAGGTTTGCGTCGCGACCCCACGAGCCGTGGGACGAATGAAACGGCTGGGCGAACGCCCTGGAATTCTTGTAGACCACTACGATCCCGAAACTGTCGAGCGAGCCATTATCGAAAAGGTCACTGCTTTAAAGGGAAACGACTATCAGGACGTAATTGATCAGTTACGCAAGTTCATGCACTGGGAATACGAGGGAATGTAA
- a CDS encoding aldo/keto reductase gives MHKRMLGTSGLEVSAIGLGCMGMTAYYGPGKDKEEMKSLLLAAVEQGVTLFDTAEVYGPFANEEVVGEGLESVRDQVVLATKFGFDLSGTDKMPGAIGLNSRPEHIKEVCEQSLKRLRTDRIDLFYQHRVDPNVPIEDVAGAVKELIAEGKVKHFGMSEAGIETIRRAHAVQPVAALQSEYSLWWQRIENQTLPVLEELGIGLVPYSPLGRGFLAGALRATAKLDGNDFRAKLPRFSPEALEANQGLVDVLQEVAGRMNATAAQICLAWLLAQKPWIVPIPGTTNLGRLEENLAAASMQLTAEDLQEIEDAAAQVAIYGERYPENLEQMTGI, from the coding sequence ATGCACAAGCGAATGCTTGGAACCAGCGGACTCGAGGTCTCGGCCATCGGCTTGGGCTGTATGGGTATGACGGCCTATTACGGACCTGGCAAAGACAAGGAGGAAATGAAGTCGCTGCTGCTGGCGGCGGTCGAGCAAGGCGTCACATTGTTCGACACCGCAGAGGTTTACGGTCCCTTCGCCAATGAAGAAGTCGTGGGCGAAGGTCTGGAAAGCGTTCGCGATCAGGTGGTACTGGCAACCAAGTTCGGGTTCGACTTGAGCGGTACTGACAAGATGCCTGGGGCGATCGGCCTGAACAGTCGGCCAGAGCATATCAAAGAAGTCTGCGAGCAGTCCCTTAAGCGGCTACGAACCGATCGGATTGACTTGTTCTATCAGCATCGTGTCGATCCGAATGTTCCGATCGAGGACGTTGCCGGTGCGGTCAAGGAGTTGATCGCCGAAGGCAAGGTCAAGCACTTTGGAATGTCGGAAGCCGGTATCGAGACGATCCGCCGTGCTCATGCCGTGCAGCCAGTCGCGGCACTGCAGAGTGAGTATTCGCTGTGGTGGCAGCGGATCGAGAATCAGACGCTGCCGGTGCTGGAAGAACTTGGTATCGGCCTGGTGCCCTATAGCCCGCTGGGTCGTGGCTTCTTGGCGGGGGCACTCAGAGCTACGGCGAAACTGGATGGCAATGACTTTCGCGCCAAGCTGCCTCGCTTCAGTCCGGAGGCCTTAGAGGCGAATCAAGGGTTGGTGGACGTCTTGCAGGAGGTCGCCGGCCGGATGAATGCAACTGCGGCGCAGATCTGCCTGGCCTGGCTATTAGCTCAGAAGCCGTGGATTGTGCCGATTCCTGGGACGACGAATCTTGGCCGCCTGGAAGAAAACCTGGCAGCAGCATCGATGCAACTCACGGCCGAAGATCTTCAGGAAATCGAAGATGCGGCCGCTCAGGTTGCAATCTATGGCGAGCGTTATCCAGAGAATCTCGAGCAGATGACCGGTATTTAG